The DNA window CGGCCTCGTGTTCATCAATGTGGAGCCCTTCTGGCAGTTCATCAGCGTCGGCGTCGTCATCATCATCTCGGTGCTGATCGACCAGGCGCAGCGGCGCTTCAGCGGAGGGCGGGTCGATGAGTAGCCTCGAGAAGGCCGCGCCCGTCCTGGAGGTGCGCAACCTGTCGAAGCATTTCGGCGCGATCCAGGCCTTGAACGACCTTTCCATGTCGGTGCATCGCGGCGAGGTGGTGGCGCTCGCCGGAGACAACGGCGCGGGCAAGACGACGCTCATCAAGACGATCTCCGGCGTCTTCCGGCCGACCTCCGGCGAAATCCGTCTCAACGGTCAGCCGGTCACCTTCGCCACCCCTCAGGAGGCGCGCGACAAGGGCATCGAGACGATCTACCAGGACCTGGCGCTCGCGGACAACCTGTCGATCGGCGCCAACATCTTCCTGGGGCGCGAGCCCATGACGCGACTCTTCGGCCTGTTGCCGGTGCTCGACCGCAGGGCGATGGCCGAGGCCGCACGCTCCACCATGGCCCTGCTCGATTTCCACGTGAACCGCATGGATGCGCCCGTCTCCAATTTCTCGGGCGGCCAGCGGCAGGCGGTGGCGATCGGGCGCGCGGTCTACTGGGACGCGCAGATCCTCATCATGGACGAACCGACCGCCGCCCTCGGCGTGCCGGAACAGCGCAAGGTGATCGCGCTCATCCACCAGCTCAAGGCGCAGGGACGCGGCGTGATCTTCATCTCCCACAATCTGCAGGACATCTTCGCCGTATCGGACCGCATCGTCGTCCTCCGCCGCGGCGTGATGGCGGGCGAACGGCGCATCTCCGAGACGAGCCATGACGAGGTGGTGAAGCTCATGGTCGGTGGCGGGTGATGCGCCATGGCTCCATGCCCCCTCTCTTCCCGGCATCTATCTCGCTGCCAATCGTCGACCTTGGCGAATGACAGGATCGCCGGCGCAAGCTCATATCTCCCCCCTGGCGGGGGAGAAAGCAGTTTCAGCATCTTGGCCGGAGTGAAACGGAGGCCAAGTGTTGGAAATCGCAAGAGAGGGGGTATGCACCTGTCTGTTCGGACAGACCTACGCCGAGGCCCGCAACACGAGTTCGGCGTTGACGAGAACCTGGTCGCCATCCGTCCGCGGCGCGTCGGCGGGCTTGGCCGGGTCGAGCTTGGAAAGCAGAAGGCGGATGGCGATGCGCCCCATCTCCGCCGTGTTCTGCGACACGGTGGTGAGCGGCGGCCAGATATATTCGCTCAGGGAGTGGTTGTCGTGGCCGGCGACCCTGAGGTCGCAGCCGGGCTCAATCCCCACCTTCAGCCCCGCCTGGTGCACCGCCGCCAACACGCCGAAGGCCACCCGGTCGTTGCCGCACAGAACGCTGCGGGTGGGAAAGCCGCCTTCGCGCAGCACGCGGCCGGCCTGCTCATGGGCGAAGCGCTCGAAGTCCCAGGTGGTCGACGGCTCTGTGGGAACGATGACGG is part of the Chelativorans sp. AA-79 genome and encodes:
- a CDS encoding ATP-binding cassette domain-containing protein, with translation MSSLEKAAPVLEVRNLSKHFGAIQALNDLSMSVHRGEVVALAGDNGAGKTTLIKTISGVFRPTSGEIRLNGQPVTFATPQEARDKGIETIYQDLALADNLSIGANIFLGREPMTRLFGLLPVLDRRAMAEAARSTMALLDFHVNRMDAPVSNFSGGQRQAVAIGRAVYWDAQILIMDEPTAALGVPEQRKVIALIHQLKAQGRGVIFISHNLQDIFAVSDRIVVLRRGVMAGERRISETSHDEVVKLMVGGG